The following nucleotide sequence is from Nitrospinota bacterium.
GGGCGGGACGTGAAGAATGTCCGCGTCGGCAAGCTTATCGAGATCGAGCTCGAAGAGCGGGACCGCGAAGCGGCCATGGCCAAGCTAAAGCTGATGTGCGACAAGCTCCTGGCCAACCCGGTGACGGAGAATTACAACATCGAGATAGTCTCCGCCTGAACAGATGAA
It contains:
- the purS gene encoding phosphoribosylformylglycinamidine synthase subunit PurS — its product is MKAKITVTLKTGILDPQGRAIQGALESLDGRDVKNVRVGKLIEIELEERDREAAMAKLKLMCDKLLANPVTENYNIEIVSA